The following proteins are co-located in the Helicoverpa armigera isolate CAAS_96S chromosome 23, ASM3070526v1, whole genome shotgun sequence genome:
- the LOC110377273 gene encoding uncharacterized protein LOC110377273: MAPTETKLVLSRIVVSAAVFISLCVELPSVRAAEVRRCYWCGPLAEQVHRSTRALPCSGPHTQVTVCDPGFPYCAVVATSPPYIESRYCVKLYQDECYSLYCNSTRTWRMTCPCRGDLCNGPNTDREEDAFAGLAKLVARTHNTRVRRALITTSGFINMNTKTNRIDNTTVEDNKIIPSNTSDNVVDTDLNNDDKTNETNTIEEVGNKEEESPADDTATVVPDVKNDENEMPETATIATAELNNEAPTSSPNNNADEVIKTTDPQMNETSIQIDIPTVEIESSDLKTEIILMSSETTKVVKDMEPSDVTNANENIPEIHTVPEVTTQATVEMKDTAGMTTQATITSPTEEKVTISKVKPSEQLPTAEALQHNDTPSTKPTEQVTMSTATTSMQPMQVLTTEATKPRNNTAVRMETHILTLAVGVILHFKI, encoded by the exons ATGGCGCCAACCGAAACAAAGTTGGTTCTCTCAAGGATTGTCGTGAGTGCGGCGGTTTTCATCTCGCTATGTG TGGAGCTACCATCAGTGAGGGCAGCGGAGGTCCGTCGCTGCTACTGGTGCGGCCCGCTAGCGGAGCAGGTGCACCGCAGCACGCGCGCGCTACCGTGTAGCGGGCCCCACACGCAGGTCACTGTGTGCGACCCTGGCTTCCCTTATTGTGCTGTTGTCGCTACGTCTCCGC CTTACATAGAATCGAGATACTGCGTGAAATTATACCAAGATGAATGTTATTCCCTGTACTGCAACTCAACCAGAACCTGGCGTATGACCTGCCCCTGCCGAGGAGACCTCTGCAATGGACCCAACACCGACCGCGAAGAAGATGCCTTCGCGGGACTCGCCAAACTTGTCGCCAGGACTCATAACACAAGAGTCAGAAGGGCACTCATTACTACATCTGGCTTCATCAACATGAACACTAAAACTAATCGAATAGACAACACTACTGTGGAAGATAATAAAATCATACCATCTAATACGTCAGATAATGTTGTTGATACTGATCTAAACAAtgacgataaaacaaatgagaCTAATACTATAGAAGAAGTTGGAAATAAAGAAGAAGAATCTCCTGCTGATGATACTGCTACTGTAGTGCCagatgtcaaaaatgatgaaaatgaaATGCCGGAAACTGCAACCATAGCAACTGCTGAACTTAACAATGAAGCTCCAACAAGCAGTCCCAATAACAATGCAGATGAAGTTATAAAAACCACTGACCCACAAATGAATGAAACAAGCATACAAATTGATATTCCAACAGTTGAAATTGAAAGCAGCGATCTGAAAACTGAAATCATATTAATGAGTAGTGAAACAACTAAAGTTGTAAAAGATATGGAACCAAGTGATGTTACAAATGCCAATGAAAATATTCCAGAAATTCATACTGTTCCAGAAGTTACAACGCAAGCGACTGTTGAGATGAAAGATACAGCTGGGATGACTACTCAAGCTACAATAACTTCTCCGACTGAAGAAAAAGTGACCATAAGTAAAGTCAAGCCTAGTGAACAGCTGCCTACAGCTGAAGCTTTGCAACATAATGATACACCGTCAACAAAACCTACTGAACAAGTCACAATGAGCACAGCTACAACAAGTATGCAACCCATGCAAGTATTAACAACGGAAGCTACCAAACCAAGAAATAACACTGCAGTTAGAATGGAAACCCATATTCTCACACTAGCCGTCGGCGTCAtcttacattttaaaatctaa